Below is a window of Pogona vitticeps strain Pit_001003342236 chromosome 9, PviZW2.1, whole genome shotgun sequence DNA.
CATCTTTGGGGGGTGTACAGGCAACCTCAACAACTTCCTCTCGGAACAGGACTGCCGCCAAGCATGCGTCCCAGGTGAGAGCTTGCCGTTCTTCCGCTggagggaatttatttatttatttatttatttattggacttatataccgccccatagcgctacaagcactctccgggcggtttacaattttaattatacaggctacacattgcccccccagcaagctgggtactcattttacccacctcggaaggatggaaggctgagtcaaccttgagccggctacctgggatttgaaccccaggtcgtgagcacagttttagctgcagtacagcgttttaaccactgcgccacgaggctctgggCAGACAGACTGGCCTTCTGGAAAacccatttcttctttttttggggtggggcttttGTTCTCAACTCTTTTCTGTGCCCATACACTCAAGGTGCACCACGCGGCGCCCAGACATGTCCATGGTTTTCTGGTAACTCTTGGCTACCTTCTGCCAGTTTCATTTTTGAGGAGGCAGCTGTGATGTGGTCGGGGAGCTCCTTCTGGGGTTCTGCCCAAATGCTGAAGTCCCCTGCCTGCAGTGGACTCCCTGCTCCTCCTCTCTTACTCCAAAGGAACACCGAGCCCGGAGTGTGCGTCTCCTTGTCTTGCATGCTGCTCTGCTCTCCACACCCAGCCGTCTGTCACTTATGGGAGGTGGTTGCTTTCGAGGGGTTTCTGTTCTCTCTTGTCCATTGATATCGAAGAAGACTGTTTTTTGCCCAATATTTTCCATGCATCTGTCTGTGTGCACTTTGGTGGCTCTGGATTGCCTGTCTGGTTACTGGCCCCATGTGGCTTCCCAATTTTTACACATATGGATTGCCTAGCTAAACAGTTCTCTGTGCAGTGCACGGACAGGTAGAACAGGCAGATTAAGCCACAGTGTAAGTAGCTAATTGAAGGTTTCCCCAATATAAATGGAACCTCTCCTCTCAGTGCAAGCATTGAGGAATGAAGGTTGGGTTGAGCATCTCCTTCCCTTCATCAGGCTAAAGAGAGCTTGAGAGTGTGGCCAAGCCTCTCTTGCCCAGCCGTTGGCTCAACCAAGTTGCCcagagacaaggaaaaaaaatatgtcatCATATCTGGATCCTGTGCAGATGCACAGGAATGGCCCACTTCTGGGTTTGACCAAGCCTCCAGGTGCATCTGCTCTTAGGTCATCCATGCAATGTTAGCCTGACACCAAAACTGTCTTGGGTTTCAGATGAAGATGTGAAGGCAACAGCGGCCCCTGACCAGCCAGGAGAAGAAACCGTGACACCCACCACCACAAAGGGTAAGGCCTCCATCCAGAAGCTCTGGGGTGAGGGGAAGGTTCAGGTACTACTTCTAGTAGGTTCGCTTGCAAGCCTCCTGGGAGACCCATCCTGAGGCCGACAGCCCCTGCCCAAACCCATTGCTTGGTGGCCATGTTCAGCATCACCAAGGGCAGCGCATAGCTTTCCTGGCTATAATTTGAGGCACAGGGAACGTTCTGGACCTCCCTGTTCACCTGGGAGAGTTTCCATCCCAAGAACTCAAACAAGTTGTGGCCTCTTCCCATCCAAGGAGCTGGGTTTGACCCTCCTTGCTGGAAGAACTTAGAAGACTGAGTACCTGGCTTGCTGGGGGCAGGCGGGTGGGCAAAGTGTCGCCTACATAATTAAACCACAATCTTTTAAACAATTCatgtgctttaagcactatgggacgctatagaagcagcacaatttgcttttgctttttttgggggagggttgctttttaaaaagtgaatgcgTGGTTTTTAAAAGGGACATCTTAgggttgggtttttaaaaatatatataatttaaaagaatttgcctttaaaaatggaaaattgtCCCAAACAGCCAAATACGGTTCCCTTCTCAAAATGCAACGGATAACACACATCATTGTCAGTTCTTAGTGCTGCTTCACAAATAAATGTTGTTAATATGAACTTgtaacccaccccccaccccacacacaacCCAGAAATGACAGGCAGTGTTGTTCCTTGCAACGGTTTTCTTTCCAGGCTGCAGCCTTTTGTAGGCAGGGCAAAGCATCCCTGTCTGTTAGGATAGGTCAAGGCTGAGTTAGTTTGACCTCCGGCTCAGCTGCTCTGTATTCTCACTTCCCCACAGCTGAGTCCAAATCTGGGCCCCATCCTGAGCCAGGAGACTTCCGGGAGGGCTTCCAAGGTAACTATCTTCTTCCTGGCGGGGCGGCTGTGGATGTCTGGCCCTGTTCCACCAGGGCTAGCTGGGTGGAgggtggaggagggaggagaggggattCCTGCCCTCTGGGGTCCAGCAGCTTCTCCTCTAGGTGCAAGGTGTGCCACTCATGGGTGTTTTGCCCTCCGCTTTCAGAGTTCTGCGCCGTGCCCTATAAGGTGGGACGCTGCCGGGCCTCCTTCCCTCGCTGGTACTTCGACATTGAGACCCGGACCTGTAAGATGTTCATCTACGGGGGCTGTGACGGGAACAAGAACAACTATCTCTTCAAGGAACACTGCCTGGAGCAGTGCAATGGACATGGGGGTAAGTGGAGGGTGACCAGGAAAGGGGCCCTCAAatcctgggaggggggggagccagCTGCTTGGAAGGAGCTGAGCCGAGGGCTGGCTTCCCCGGGGAGGCTGCTtctcgaggggggggggagctcggGAGACTTTTCCCGCCTTGCCCAAGACGAGGAAGGAGAGCTGAAAAAGTAATGAACTTCCAGCAAGGGGGGGTGACACGAAGGACCTGGCCCCGATCCTTCCTTACCTGCAGCTTTGCCTGAGTCCTGGGATACGCCCTTGTTCAGCTGCTATGCCATGACTCCCCCTGCACAGATGTCCCTTGGGGCCACGGGTGGTTGCCCTCTTTAACTTGTCAGGGTTAAGATGCAGGGTGGAAACTCTtgtggcttctcctcctcctcctcctcctctccttccaccAACTCTGACTGTGCTGCCTTTGGCTTCCAGAGATTACAGAAGAACTGGACCCGGACACCCACTCCCACCACTTCGCGGGCCCCCTGGTCCACTCCACCAGAGGTAGGTTGATAACTCTGAAGATGAACGGGCTGGTCCTTGGGCTGCAGCCCACAGGGGGGGGGGTCTGATGGAGGGaagacagattccccccccccccgaactgggTCCTCCTGACTTCGGCAATAGCTCAGAAAGAGGAGGACTtggaatattttgcttttcttccaaaactgGGGCCTCTGTCAGAATTGTCACCGATGTTGCAAGCACCCTGGCTGGCTGCGCCCCCCCCCTCGGATCTCCCCAAGAGAAGGCCCACCGGGCAGTGGTGGCAACGAGGGGGACTTTGCCACGAGCTGTCGCTTCCCTACCTCCCTCTTTGCGGTTCATGGGGAAAGGAGCAAAATGCAGAGCTGGGACACCCACGTTCTTCAAAAGACACCTTGTTCAAGTCCAGGTTTCCCCTGGTTGGCCATgaaagaggggtgggggtgggggaatcctcCTTGCCCTTTGAAATTGAGccatgcccccccaccccaccttgttTGTGGCTCCCTGCCTCACTCTGATGCTTTAACCCTTTCCCTCCCCCAGCGGTGGTGCTAGCTGTGCTCCTGGCCATCATGGCCGCCGTCCTGCTGGGCTCCATGGTGGTCTTCTTTGTCAAGCTGTGCCGGAGGAGCCCGGGAGTTTCATTGGGAACCGTGTGGAACACCCTGGATGACAAGGAGTACCTGATGAGCAACGCCTACACCCTCTGAGCGGCCCCGGCCAacggcatctctctctctctcactcactcactctctctctccatctctgggAGGGCGACTTGGGCTCCATCTGCATgtaaataatagaaaagtgaCAGAAATCACCCCACTTTGGGTCATCCCTCTCTGTAGGTCCAGCTTTGCAGGAAAAAGTCTTGAATTGTCTCTTCCTCCATGTCGggggtcctttttttttcctcaagaggTGGCTGCGTTCAGTCTGTCCCAGTGCCCTTTGGGTTGGCAGCACCGTGCTATCAGATGCGTCCACCAAAGGCaggatggagtgtgtgtgtgtgtgtggaggggggggagcagaaTGGAGAGGCTGGTCTTGCCCCTCTCCTTAGTCCCCTGGGCTTGGCTTCTTGTGCAAGTTGGCTTCCTTTGGCGATGGCTCTAGCCCTACCCTGAACAGGACTCAGCCAATAATTGTGCTCCTTCAGCCTCTTCCCTGAGATGGGATGTTGTGGGGCTGCTTCCCTTTTTTACACCCCCATCTCCTGGCACATTCTGTAACTAGAATggacctcccccccctttttttttaaaaaagatcccaGCTTTCATTGTCGGCCATCCTCCCCCAATCAAGCTCTGGCCACACTGAGGCTTAAATGAACTCTGGCTCAGCTAAGGCAGATTCTCACGGAAGCAGGAGGTGGTTTgtttaaattggttttttttttaattgtcaaaaGACTTCTCTCCTTGAGAGTTCAAAGGGGAGAGAAGGGTGTTGTAATGTTTTCAAGTCTCTGTATCTCCACCCTGGAATCCAGTTTGCTAAGAATTTTAAATCCAggatggaggaggggggggggagatcagagAGCAAACCGTGAGCCAACAGATTGTTGGTGCAACTTGAGTTGGAAGCATGTgggatggtggggggggaagagagggcaGAAAGGCCTGCTCGCATGGATCTTGGCAACCAGCTAAACGCTTTCCTTGGAGACACTGTATCTGGGTGTGGTACTGCTGTTTAAACAATCCAGCAGCCTCCTAACAGACGGTACGGAGTGTTTTACTGAGCCTTAATTCCTCTTTGCTGATAtcctggagggagggggggagactcTTGGTGGCAGAGCTGTACATCGGggcaaaaggaaagagaaaaaggcaggtgGGAGGGGTGTGTGATGCATCTGCTGCCATTGAGGGCAACAGCTTGTGCTTTGGCAACCCCTCTCCTGCCCACCccacctcttctctctcctttcctagTACATGGGATTGCTCCAGGGAACTCCAGGAGAAGCCACGGGAAACGCTCCACCGGGTAGCTTGGTAACTGTCGATTCCAAGAGAGTTGTAATGTGGTGAAGATACCTTGTTCCACACTGGGGGTTTGTGGGAGGGAGCTGTACGGAGAGGCTTTGCCCATGGTTCAGCTTCTTTCGGAGAACTTTGTCATGCTTTTTTCAAGAGCATCTCTACCTCTGCTCCTCTTTCCCTTTCGAGCGGCTGCTGTTCTGGACGACTCCCTGCCCTTTCTTCCGAGAGGCTTCCTTTCAGCTGGTTTCACTCCATGATGCTCCAGCCTCTTGTTTCCTCTGGGATTAACAGAGGCAAGGGTTTCCCACTGGCAGTAGGTGGACCTCTCCTTGACATGGGTGGTGGGTATCTTCAGAAGGAAGCAGAACGTCTGCCTCTGCACTACCTGCCCACCTGTCTTCGGGCTAGTTAGCAGTGGGTGGGGAGCATGTCCAGCATTTGAAGGCTGCCCCAGATTTGCCCCTCCTCACCAAAGGGGATATCCAAAAAGCTAGTGGGGTCTGTGCCTGTATCCCCACCCTCCAGGACATCTTTTTAAGTTGTCTTCAGAGACGGAATCTCATTTGGAAAAGAGGACCTATGCCCCATGTACATTTCAGTTTAGAGGCGCTTCCCTTCTGCTGCTTTAACCATTCCTGCCCATCTCTGAGACCAGCATCCACCCCAGAAGGCTGCCAATCACATTGTCAAGGTTTTTGTGCGGCCTGGTTCTGTGCCTCTGCTGTGATCTTTGTTCCTTCTATGGGGCAGACCCCTTCCCCTCCGAGGGGCAGCGACCCTTCGGACTGAGTATGATATTCTATgtgtgaaatttttttaaaaaaaaaactttccaaatCACTGAAACTTGATTGTGTTGACTCTCTTCAGGAATGGTTCTTAataattatcttttttaaaaaaaattggaaagactttgaataaaacataataaatgtAAGGTCCTGTTGTGTTGTGAATCATTCACCGAATGAAGACAAGTTTGCTCATTGGCAGGAGTAGAAGCAAGGCTAATGTAGAGTGGGCAAACACAGAAGTGGGCTGTGGGGATGACGAGTGGGACTTGCCCATAACTTCCACTGATGGGACCAAAGTGCAACTTTTTGCCAGGCTAAAATGTCAGGCTGACCTTTTATCGCTCTGCGGCAACCAGGTGCCGAAGTGCTGGCCGGCCTCTGCTCTACATGTATTTACGTGGGGTGGGGGAGTAAGTGTGCATCCAGGAAGTTCTTGCTAGGCAGCTTAAACTAGCCCGCTGACCTGATTCATTTGTCAGAGCACCCTTACAGCTATCTAAACTGCTGGGATGGGCGGCCGAGTTCTGGGATGCTGGCCTGTTCCACGTGCCTGCAAGACCACATTTCTCCTATTGGTCAACAAGACTCTgagcatgcacgcacacacacacaccctgggctTTTCTCCCATGCAGGTGCCCTCTCAAGTCTTGCGGTGCCCCTCCTTGTTTGCATACAGTGGCCTGCCCCCACCTCAACGGCAAGGGCAGAGAGAGACGAACGAAGCTCAGGGAGGCTGAACCACCAAAGCTTTATTTATGCAGACCCCCTGCCTCTTGAAGGCAGGAGAAAGCTTTTCTCGTGCAGGCCAGCCAAGGAGAGGCCCCCTCCAGGGCAGAGGAGCAGATGCTGGCGGCCGTTTCCTCCCTCTGGGTGGGAGAGTGATGTCCCTGAGAGAGAGTAAGATGTGGAAGACGAAAGGGGCACCCCTTCTGGAGCAGGGGGGGTTTCCCTCCTTCTCAggcaaaaaggaggggagaaagactAGCTGCAGCCTAAGGCGCTTCAGCCATAGGCAGGCTCTTCCATGCTCAGGCTCCAGGCCTGCCCACTGGGGTCCACCTGGCTGACAGCATTTCGCCAGGTGAGCTGGTCTTCGAAACACCACCACCAAAAGCAGGATCCATTCATTTGCCAGAGGCCAAGTCCTCCTTCCTCACTGTTCAGGTGGCTGCCACTGACCATCTTTTGGCTGAGCTGCGgtggtcttcctcctcctcctgctgcataCGTTGGATCCCAAACTGGCCGGTCCAGCACAAGGAAGCAGGGCTGTGTTCACCCTGGCTGACTCCAGGGGAGAGAATATGGACCCATGTGCAGAAACCATGCTTTCTCCTCTTGGGAGGGAGAGAGGCATACAGCTACAGCAAAGGATGACCTCCTGGAGGAGATCAGCCTGAAATCCAGCTGTTGAAGTGTTGATGAAGATTCTTTTCCTTCGGGGGTTTCCAACCTTTGGGGGTCACCTTGGGCGAAGAGGTGTCTCAGTGGAGAAGCGCAGGGCACAAGACTCTGGCTCCGAGTGAGGGTCACCTGACGAAAATGTGGAAGGGGTAGAGAGGATCGGTGCCCGAGGCCCtgcggaaggagggggaaaaatctgcaTCAGCTACCAGGGCCGGATCAGGGAAAGGACTATGGGGGGGAACCGTGGCCTGGGTTCGGTCCTGGCGAAAAGGGAGGTTTTCTGCGCCCactttgcaagggggggggggctggcaggaCAGCGCTTGTCCTTCAGAGGAGGCGGGGTTAAGGGGGAACCCAGGcgtccggggggggggcgcctgcAGAGGCCAGGAATCGGAGCACCGCCGCGCGCCTGCGgagcttccctctccctccctccggaTCGCCGGTGGACTCACCGCTGCGCGCCCGCTCCGTGGAAGAAGAAGGCGGCCCGGTGGTCCTGGGCGAGGTGGCAGAGGAAGAGCCAGGCGCTGAGGGTCTCCATCCAGAAGACGACGAAGAGCAGCCAGACCGAGGAGAGGAGGAGCAGCTCGCAGCCCATGGCGGCGCCGGGATAGAGGCGGGGGGGCGGGCTGGGAAGGGGAGAGCAGCAAGCCCCGGGGCCGAGGGGGTGGCCGGCTGGACGGCCGGGGGTCCCTCTCCCCGCAGAGCCGCGCCTCCGCCTTCCCCCCGGGGGGCTTCGTCCCCCGCCCGCCGCGGCGCTCCTAGCTCGGCCCGAGCCCGGAGGAGGCGGAGGAAAGGCGGGGGAAAAGGCGGAGCGCCGCCCAGCCTCCACCTCGGAAGGCGGGCACGAAGGGTGGCGCCCTGCCCCGGGGCACTTCCAGCCCGCCTCCGCCCGGCCACCGAAAGCGGAGCAGGGGAAAGGGCGGCGCCGTCATGGATTTCGACCTGGCTGCGGGTGAGCGAGCCCTGGGGGGGAGGGACccggagggagagagaagggcgggggggggcgcgctCGGGACTGATCCGGAGGCAGGGAGGCCCTGCCGAGGGTGGGAGAAGAGgggcaaccccaccccacccctaggcGCCAGGCACAGGCTCCCAGTGAGCGCACCACCTCCGGCCGTCTTGGAGAGACCTTTCGGGTCTCGTCcctgggggaagggagggggaacacCCAGCGCTGGACGAGCTGTGGCCGGGAAGGGGGTGGGCGTCCACCCCTCGGCTTCTTTCGAGCCCCGTCCCCCAGCTCAGCATCCCTTCCCGCCGCCCGGGTCCCCCTTTTCTCACCCCCGTCCTCCGCGCCGTCTATTCGGCTCACGCTCTTCTCTCCGCCCGCAGCCCTCGGACCGGAGGCTCCGAAGCCGGACCTTCCTGTCCCTCCCGCCGCCGCCACGGCTGCCCCCCAAGAGGGGAAAGTCGGAGAGCCTCCTGCCCCCAGTGCCCTTCCTGCAGCCAGGAACGCCGGCGAGGGTCCCGAGGTAGGGACGAAGtggccgggggagggggaggctgcgGGGGCTCCCTCCCCTTCCAGGTCCCGGAgtcccgggagggggggggaagacgcGTTGCCCCAGAAGCTCCGGGGGTCCCTGACACCTagagccccctccccagccctagAACTGCAGGCAGGAACTGcagctctccttccctccctttgcaggGCGGCAGccgctcttcctcctcttcctcttcgtcctcctcctccagcgAGTGTGACCAGGAGGGAAAGGTAAGACCTGGCAGGGAGAGGGCAGCTTTTGGGGTCCAGTTCCACCCCGATCAACCCCCTCTCCCGTTTCAGCTTTTGCTCTCTGGAAGCTGGAGGGTTCTGGCTGGGAGCTCAGAGGGCAGACCAGGGAGGGGAACCGACTTTCTGCCTGCCCTAtgttttttgtcttcctttctttggattttaccCCACATGCTTAGTGTAGCCCACGGTGAGgggtgatgggaactgtagtgaaACCACAACCGATGGGTCCTGTTGCTGGGCAGGAAGCCCCTTGATCAAAGAAAAAGCAGCTGCAAAATAGGTGGAGTACAGAGTGCAAGGCAGCTCTCCCTCTAGGCTGTTCTCCAGGCCAGCCACACCCTTCTTGTAGGGGAAGAGATCAGCCAATCCTCCTCTATCCCAGGTGGGGCCCGTAACTTTCTGTCCAAGCTGGGGGGGGAGCAATGCCTTGTACGGTGCTGGaggggccttcctcctccttccatccccaaacaccaccaccccagggCTGCCCTTGGCTTCTGCCGAAGGGGACTGAGTCGCTCACCCCAGAGCctgaactgggtgtgtgtgtgtgtgtgtgagtttccAGCCCCAAAGGGCCAGGAGGAGCACTCCCCAGGCAGGCCGAGGAGCACTCCCCATCCACACCTGACGCGtgcttctctcttctccccctttGCAGGACCCCAGCACAGATCGCAAGAAGAAACGCAAACccaagaaggagaagaaacccaagatgaagaagaaaagccACTGAGGGTTGCGTTCACTCCCGCTTTCCCTTCACTTCTCCTTCCGGGAGCCTCCATCCCAGCCGTAGGGGAAGCAAATGGACCCCACGCGGCTGAACTGGCACTGATTTTGGGCGATGCTCTGGCATCTTGCTGCTGACAATAAAACACTAGGGGCGTTGCAATGCCGTGATGGATCACTGGGCCGGGCCGAAGAAGAGGGCCGGGAGCGAGACCAGTTGCACTGGCGTGGGGTTGGTTCTTGCAGTCAGTGCAACAGATTCAGTCCTGCTGTAGAGGCAGGGTGGAGAAAAGCGAAGCATGCTTGCGCTCTCCTTTGGAGGCATGCACACGTGGCAGACCCATTCCTCAGAGCACCCACCTTGCCTGCAACCTCTCCACCCCACCGTGGTCCAGCGAGGCCAGGCGGCTGCTCTTGCCAGGCCCCTTTTGCACAAATGCTGACCAAAGACAGACACAGCTTGTGGGGCAAGCAGGAGGAGACAGTGAGTGATGAAGCGCCACCCCCGTGGCCCAGAAGGCAGCTCCTGTCTGGGGTGGGGTCAGCTCTCAGCCTGGCAGAGAACAGGGCACAATGCAgcttttacctttttattttgcttgttgtGGGCACAGCACAGGAGGAGGCCTTAACAGTGAACAGAGAAGCAAGCACTTTTTAAGGGCTAAGGGAGGGCAGATCGGTTCCCCTCTACCCCGCACCCCCAATGTCTCCCCACTGTAGTAATACTGAGTCACCTTCCTGACTGTAATAATACTGAGTCACTCACAAGTAGGTACTTAAGATAGGCTCAAGAGCGGTCCTGAAGGTGGGAGCAGTGGCTACATAGGTGGTTTAACCAAATGGGAGGCGTGCCCAGTAAGCCAGCCCCGGGAGGGTGCGTGTTCTGCATGCAGAGGGGGCAAGCCACAGCTGAGGGAGCAAGGTAGGCACCACTTGCTCCCTCTTTTCTTGAAACAAGGGGTGGCTACACCAGAGATGCCTGCTTCCCACATGCATGCTTGCTCACATGCCACCTCCTTCCCACCTACCCACAGACGTAACAGATACACTCCCCGCTGCCCATAGGTCCTCCCCACATGCCAACATACACAAGAGAGCACGGTGGTCTGGCTGGAGTGGCAGGTGCCCAGGACCACTTCTGTTCCCAGCCTGGCTGCACCGGGATGAGCAGTCAGTGGACCGAGGAGCAGGTCAGCCCCCAAAGGAACTGTCAGTAGATGAGATGGAAGGTGAGCCAGTACATGAGGAGCGGCTGCAGGCCAGCCACAGCCATGGTCAGGTACATGCGGAGCTGGTTCCTGGTGCCCCGCACCAGCACGCCTTCTGCCGCCGCTTCCGACAGGATCTTCAAGCGCAGCGTCCGGATCTAGAGGTGGCAGGGaaggagaggttttaaaaaagggaggagggtGATGCACTGAGCTTGGGAGGGATACAAGGGGGCTCCCTCACCAAAATACTGCAACGACGGCCAGTGCGGTAGAGGAGAGGTGGGATATACGTGTGAAGGAATGTTAATAAACCTAGGGGAAAGCCTCAGACTACATCCCGGTGCCCACAATGCCATGATTTCCCCTAGGAGAGGGAAAAGTAAGTGCAACACCCACCCTCTCTCACTACCAGTCTCTTACCATGAACACCACAATCGTGAGACAGCACCAACTCAGCAGCAGGTAATAACCAGTCTTTCCAAAGAGCAGCCCAGCCAGAAGGCCCACAATCATCctggcaaaggagaaaaaaaaaggccacaGAGGTCACACACAAGGTGCCAGTCTCTACCCTGAGGCCCGCCACAGCCCAGCAGGATGCCAGCCACCACTGCCCCAGCTGATTCTGGCCACAGCAGGTCCTCAGCACCTACCCCAGGAACTACTCACCCCACATACTTGTACCCTGAGAAGGCGACCAAATCTATGGTGGACAAATCAGTGTTGACCGTCACGAGGTAGAGGCTGAGGAGGATGGCCAAGACCTCAACGATGAGCCATGCCAGGGCTGAGCTCGCCTGCAAGCCCAGCAGGTCCGGGGAGAACCTGCACAGATGTGGTGGCCATGCTAAGAGAGAAGccgttccttcctggagatgCCCCCAGGGGACAGAAGCTGGGACCTTGGGCTTAAAAGGCACCAAGTCACAGCCCAGGTAATCAGACGGGAAAGGTATGTCCCCAGCTAGCTCTCACCTGTTCTGTGTTCCCATCGCCAGTCCTGCCACCAGAATGTAGGTGATGAACGCCATGACTGTGGAAGATTCAAAACCCATTAGCTTCATCACAGGGACTCCCTCGTGAAAGAGACAACTCTACAAAACACTCTTAATGCTTCCTCCACATTGCAGCACAAAAGGGCATGCTTCCAAGCAGCCATTAACACTAGTCATGCAAAGCCATCTAcagctgcctccctccctccaggcgGCCCACGGCAACATGCCGTACCTGGAATATAGAGGTCGGGGGCATTGACATCGAAGCGTGGTGCCACGGGGATGTCCTGCTGGTACTGCACCTGCCAGTCCTGCCAAAGAGAGTCCGAGTGACACACCTGCCAGCCTCCAGAGGAGCCAGCCGTTAGTGAAGAACAGGGCAGACAAGCTTTGGAAGCTGCTGTCTTGTGTGCCGCGGTTGCTTCTGGGCCACCCGGACAGTGAGATGGCACCGGGGAAGCGGTGGTGGGTGGGAGCAAAAGGGAAAGGCACATGCGCTCAAGGGTGTGGtggctgtttctcccccccccccgcatctacCAGGTAGGGCAGGAGATGTGAGTTCAGACTTGTGGactaaatcacacacacacacgcacaccggtgatggtttttgcaattgcagttGTGTTCCTTTTGCTGAGCCGCGGGACCCACTTCCCAGCTCACCTCGtgcaggaaagggaagagaagcagCCCCAGTTTCTTGCCCACGTAGACCGTGTCCACCGCAAAGTAGTATTTCAGCTTGGTCACGGGGATGAAGCGATCGatctgtcagagagagagaaagagagagagagagagaatcaatgaAAGGCAGTGAGCAATGACCAGAAATGTGTCCTGTCGCCCCGCCTGGCACTCTACGCATGTTctagggtggtggtggggggttcaCTTTGACAAGTCCGTCTTCTTGTccgttgtgtatattttaacttttttttgtagtgttgtccagttttaccttggggaagagcacctcatttcgttgcacccacttgtgagcgcaatgacaaataaatttcttatgtcttatgtcttatgtcttatgtcttctcCTCCTGGGCCCTTCCTGACTGCCAGCATTCCATGCCAGCACCATCCCCAGAGGGAAGAGTCATTTATTTGTGTTGTATGATTTTTTATTCCTCCTTTTGTTGACTGCATtttagccatgtttttttttaaatcagtggcgTTGGGGGGtatg
It encodes the following:
- the SPINT2 gene encoding kunitz-type protease inhibitor 2, which produces MESGRKRWRMMTGPTLLLALLVLGAEAGELPETCQLPKVVGRCRAAFQRWWYNATSQTCEKFIFGGCTGNLNNFLSEQDCRQACVPDEDVKATAAPDQPGEETVTPTTTKAESKSGPHPEPGDFREGFQEFCAVPYKVGRCRASFPRWYFDIETRTCKMFIYGGCDGNKNNYLFKEHCLEQCNGHGEITEELDPDTHSHHFAGPLVHSTRAVVLAVLLAIMAAVLLGSMVVFFVKLCRRSPGVSLGTVWNTLDDKEYLMSNAYTL
- the C9H19orf33 gene encoding immortalization up-regulated protein encodes the protein MDFDLAAALGPEAPKPDLPVPPAAATAAPQEGKVGEPPAPSALPAARNAGEGPEGGSRSSSSSSSSSSSSECDQEGKDPSTDRKKKRKPKKEKKPKMKKKSH
- the YIF1B gene encoding protein YIF1B; protein product: MADGPGPAAGVVGRMPTKRRPPASSAAPDPHRLFEDTSAARPSVPGGSPANAASLSGPPGPFLPDPVSSLAAAYGSSLATQGKELVDRNIDRFIPVTKLKYYFAVDTVYVGKKLGLLLFPFLHEDWQVQYQQDIPVAPRFDVNAPDLYIPVMAFITYILVAGLAMGTQNRFSPDLLGLQASSALAWLIVEVLAILLSLYLVTVNTDLSTIDLVAFSGYKYVGMIVGLLAGLLFGKTGYYLLLSWCCLTIVVFMIRTLRLKILSEAAAEGVLVRGTRNQLRMYLTMAVAGLQPLLMYWLTFHLIY